Within the Eucalyptus grandis isolate ANBG69807.140 chromosome 1, ASM1654582v1, whole genome shotgun sequence genome, the region aaaatattttcttaaaaatgattgttaGTATGGCTTGCAAAGACAAATGaattaaaaagatatttttatcctttaagaaaatatttaaattttaattataatttaagagACATAGACGAtcattttaagaatataaaatttaaattattaatattttcgtgaagtttccaaaaatataaattttttattagaagaaAGTGTGGTGCACGCGCCTTCAGCAGTGCTTGGGGCAAGCACAAATACGAGGCCAAGATAACTCCATTTCCTTCGCTAGCTTCCATTTGCTGCCATCAAAACGCACGCTTTTTTCCACCATTTTTTTCCGCTCTTATCTTCCCCTCCTCTCCCCCAATCCATCTCCTGCTTTCTTCACATCAAACTCTCATCTGCAGCCTCAAGCTCCCGAGGAAAATCTCCATgtgaatagagagagagagagagagagagagagagagagagagagagagagagagagagagagcctccTCTTCGTCTTCCTCCAATCTGCAGCAGAACCCAGCACAGCACCATGGACGGTATGCTGTGCAGCATGCAGAAGAGAAAGCCCACCAAGAGATCCAAACCCAAGAGCAAGCCCATCAAGGTCGTCTACATCTCCAACCCCATGAGGGTCAAGACCAGCGCTTCCCAGTTCCGGGCGCTGGTGCAGAAGCTCACCGGCCGCGACGCCGAGTTCCCGGACCCGGCCAAGTTCCACGGCTCCGATCCGGATGGCGTCGGCGCGGCGGCCCCCCGTGCCGTCGTCGACGCGGCGGATGACGACGTCGTGGAGCCGGGGAGGAGGCTGAGCCTCCCGAAAG harbors:
- the LOC104444112 gene encoding uncharacterized protein LOC104444112 is translated as MDGMLCSMQKRKPTKRSKPKSKPIKVVYISNPMRVKTSASQFRALVQKLTGRDAEFPDPAKFHGSDPDGVGAAAPRAVVDAADDDVVEPGRRLSLPKVGSVQDLHHHHQNHPSGDHGRLGAGNYEPFDDVFTPQMLETLLLPSSLLYESSPMDSA